One genomic segment of Burkholderiaceae bacterium includes these proteins:
- a CDS encoding HipA domain-containing protein, with amino-acid sequence MTGRSLRASINQQEVGRLQEVAGLWSFQYTPDWLANPKGFALSPHLPLSAQPLLDGASQRPVQWYFDNLLPEEDQRVLLAKDARLDAADAFGLLAWYGAESAGSLTLLPPEAAPQTTEPLRPLPDEALQARIRQLPRAPLTHAAIKRMSLAGAQHKLAVVLQDGALFEPAGATPSTHILKPDHPDTDYPHSVINEWFVMRLAGRLGLEVPEVHRRYVPSPVYLIDRFDRVAAAQGWQRRHAIDACQLLGLDRSFKYSQGSLENLAALAKACRSPAVARSRLFGWLVFNVLVGNSDAHLKNLSFLVSHEGVQLAPFYDLLSVATYDSPAFDKTGWPAHTQLAWPVLGVRHFSDIRRNLLLEAGAALNLVKGTAERLLESLRSRIVAEAEVLYAEVEAENARIAQARPELAATMAGESRCLRAILHTVVHEMARQIAA; translated from the coding sequence ATGACTGGCCGATCTTTGCGCGCATCGATCAACCAGCAAGAAGTTGGCCGCTTGCAGGAGGTGGCGGGCCTGTGGAGCTTTCAGTACACCCCGGACTGGCTGGCCAACCCCAAGGGCTTTGCGCTCAGCCCGCACCTTCCCCTGTCGGCGCAGCCTTTGCTGGACGGCGCCAGTCAGCGCCCGGTGCAGTGGTACTTTGACAACCTGCTGCCAGAAGAAGATCAACGGGTGCTGCTGGCCAAGGACGCCCGGCTGGATGCGGCCGACGCCTTCGGCCTGCTGGCCTGGTACGGCGCGGAGTCCGCCGGGTCGCTGACCTTGCTGCCGCCAGAGGCCGCACCGCAAACCACCGAGCCCCTGCGCCCCTTGCCCGACGAGGCGCTGCAGGCGCGCATCCGCCAGTTGCCCAGGGCGCCGCTGACGCACGCCGCCATCAAGCGCATGTCGCTGGCCGGTGCGCAGCACAAGCTGGCCGTCGTTCTGCAAGATGGCGCACTGTTTGAACCGGCGGGCGCCACGCCTTCCACCCATATCCTCAAGCCCGATCACCCGGACACGGACTACCCCCATTCCGTGATCAACGAATGGTTTGTGATGCGGCTGGCGGGGCGGCTTGGGCTTGAGGTGCCCGAGGTGCATCGGCGCTACGTGCCGTCACCCGTGTACCTGATCGATCGCTTTGACCGGGTTGCAGCTGCGCAAGGCTGGCAGCGCCGCCATGCGATCGACGCCTGCCAGCTGCTGGGGCTGGATCGCAGCTTCAAGTACAGCCAGGGCAGCCTGGAAAACCTGGCCGCGCTGGCCAAAGCCTGCCGCAGCCCGGCGGTGGCGCGCTCGCGGTTGTTTGGCTGGCTGGTGTTCAACGTGCTGGTCGGCAACAGCGATGCGCACTTGAAAAACTTGAGCTTTCTGGTGTCGCACGAAGGTGTCCAGCTGGCGCCGTTCTACGACCTGCTCAGCGTCGCCACATATGACTCACCGGCCTTCGACAAAACCGGCTGGCCTGCACACACCCAGCTGGCTTGGCCGGTGCTGGGCGTGCGGCACTTCTCGGACATCCGCCGGAACCTGCTGCTGGAGGCCGGTGCCGCGCTGAATCTGGTCAAGGGGACGGCCGAGCGCCTGCTGGAGAGTCTGCGCAGCCGCATCGTTGCCGAGGCTGAAGTGCTGTATGCCGAGGTCGAAGCCGAGAACGCCCGGATCGCCCAGGCGCGTCCCGAATTGGCGGCCACGATGGCGGGCGAATCGCGCTGCCTCAGAGCCATCTTGCACACCGTTGTCCACGAGATGGCCCGGCAGATCGCCGCGTGA
- a CDS encoding helix-turn-helix transcriptional regulator, translating to MHIPIPNAAAIGQVVRASRKAQKIRQDDAAGSIGVSENFLGKIERGGETVQWGKLFQVLEGLGIRVMVDVPESVAAYLNDPANHKGGA from the coding sequence ATGCATATACCCATCCCCAACGCCGCCGCGATCGGCCAGGTGGTGCGCGCCAGCCGCAAGGCGCAGAAGATTCGCCAGGACGATGCCGCCGGCAGCATCGGCGTGAGCGAGAACTTCCTGGGCAAGATCGAGCGCGGCGGCGAAACCGTGCAGTGGGGCAAGCTCTTTCAGGTGCTGGAGGGCCTGGGCATCCGTGTCATGGTGGACGTGCCCGAGAGTGTGGCGGCTTATCTGAACGACCCGGCCAACCACAAGGGTGGGGCATGA
- a CDS encoding helix-turn-helix domain-containing protein, which translates to MGRDKRSKGDSSRVAGGFAAVPWDVLDSPAYARLSHPARSLLIELARQYVRDNNGRLLASEAYLAKRGWKSNDTITRAKRELIEAGFIHETVKGHRPNKASWYAITWYTLDRLPGYDVGTAESFQRGAYRKNASLTPSRGVERPVIAPSHGVESAPSTPAHGAIKVVFVPSPTPPDGDHLDMPSPAAVLTAIAQPASSPVKATACPAVSAPRSGRAADIRPSGPRD; encoded by the coding sequence ATGGGACGCGACAAGCGCAGCAAGGGCGATTCCAGCCGCGTAGCAGGCGGGTTTGCTGCTGTGCCCTGGGACGTGCTCGATAGCCCCGCCTACGCCCGTCTAAGCCATCCTGCGCGCAGTCTGCTCATTGAGCTGGCGCGGCAGTACGTGCGCGACAACAACGGGCGATTGCTGGCCAGCGAAGCCTATCTGGCCAAGCGCGGCTGGAAGTCGAACGACACCATCACCAGAGCCAAGCGCGAGCTGATCGAAGCCGGGTTCATTCACGAAACCGTCAAGGGCCATCGTCCGAACAAGGCGAGCTGGTACGCCATCACCTGGTACACGCTGGACAGACTGCCCGGCTACGACGTGGGCACCGCAGAAAGTTTCCAGCGCGGCGCCTATCGCAAAAACGCAAGCCTTACACCGTCTCGCGGTGTAGAGAGGCCCGTCATAGCACCGTCTCACGGTGTAGAGAGTGCGCCGTCTACACCGGCTCACGGTGCTATCAAGGTCGTTTTCGTGCCCTCGCCTACACCGCCAGACGGTGACCATCTAGATATGCCATCTCCTGCAGCTGTCCTGACTGCTATTGCCCAACCTGCATCGTCGCCGGTCAAGGCCACGGCCTGCCCTGCAGTGTCAGCGCCTCGCTCAGGGCGAGCTGCGGACATCAGGCCAAGCGGTCCCCGCGATTGA